CCAGCGTATCCCGGGGTATAGAGAGCATGGAGGCTGAATTATCTTCCAGGTTAAGCTGCAGCAAAAGGATTGTATCTGCGCGGGCCGGACCGGAACGGTAGGTGCCGTTTACCCATTCGCCGGTATCTATGCCGTAGACAAGCAGGTTGTAAGTTGGTTCGGTTAGTAGCTTGGCAGGCTCTTTTTCCACAGTTTCAGTTTCCTGGGTGACTTCTTCTTTTTCAGCAGGAGGGTCGGATATTACCTGGTATGTTCTGTATGCTGTGTACAGAGGATACGCTCCTGCCAAAAGGGCGACAACCATCACAGCAGCCATAATGATTAGAATCTTTTTTTTAAGCATTGTCATTGTCTCCGTTCTCCTGTGCATCATCTACTTCCGGCTCTTCTTCTGGTTCATCCGGGGAGTCGGGCTCCTCGGGCTCTGCCTGATCTTCTTCCTGGATCGGTTCTTCCGGAACTGTAAAGGTAAAAGTGGCGGAGTTACTGGTTGTGTAGCCATCTTTAACTGTGATGGCACGGATAGTAAGGCCGTTTTGATTAACCACCGGCCTGCTCGATGCTCTGTAACGGGTACTGGATGTGGAAGGCTCTGAACCGTCGGTGGTGTAATAAATAGTGCCGTCTTGTGTACTGGTGGATAGTGTAATTTCGGTACCCGGCTCCACTTCTCCCTGCCTTGGGCTAGCAGAAGGTGTAGCTGCGGTGGGCTGTGAAACGGTCACTGTAAAGGGAGCTGAACCATCACTATAATCTTCGTGGGAACCGGCCACCAGGATTCTGGCACTGCCGGGGGCGTGGGCGTTTACGGTTACTGTCATGCCGGAAACAGTGGCCGTTGCCACACCTTCATTGCTGCTGGTGGCAGTGAGCTCTACCTCGGTGGGCGAGGTGGAAATAGTCTGTGTAGCTTCCTCACCCGGGCGGAGGGTAAAGGACTCCATGGCATAGAGAATTACCGGTGATTGCGACTCATCATTCGGTTCTTCTTCGTCGGAATCCTCTGATTCATCGCCGGTAATATTTCTGGATTCTGACAAAATAATTCCCTGTGCAAAACTAATCTCCTGTGGCTCTGCTTCCAGCCAAACACCATCTGAGAGTATTTCGGCATGGGCCACAGTACCTTGGCCAAGGACATTTGTGGCTGCATTTAAGCGGAGGTAAGCGATATGTACCGGTTCCTTCAAGGTTATTATTGTTCCTGCTGCTTCCTCCTCAATATCCAGCCTGGCTAAACTAATATTTGTCAGTATCAGGTTTGCTGCATTGCTTACCGATAGCCGGTTGAAGGCACCGGAGAGTTTAACCTGGGTTCTGGTCCGTATTCCCAATTCTTCGACTACGGTACTTCCTGTTGAGGATATAAACACAGTGCCGGTGGCGGAGCTTACCAACTGTGAAGCAATGGTGCTATTATGCATTATGAGTTCTGTTTCCCCGGAAGAGTTTATGGCCAGCACTTTATCTACGGTGATGTTGTCCAACTCCACTCGTCCTTCAATTAACCCGGTAAGGTAAAGGCTGCCTTGGATGTGCAAGTTTTGTAGCTTAACATCGCCCGATTGAACAACCACATCACCCGTAACAATATCTATGCCTGTTTCCGGTCCGTACACACCAGGTGTATTGTATGTAGTAAAGTTATTGGTATCGGAATCCCCTTGACTTTGTACGGCCAATACTGTTAGAAGAATAATAATTAAAACAGCTATTCCTATAAATATTTTCTTCACCTAACCACCACCATTTCCTCTACTGAAGATTCGGTATTTTTCGCGTATTTCCTGCTATTCCTGCCAATATTTGTCGCAGACTGCTTTTGCAACAAAAACAAACCCTCCCCGGTCGATGCCGTGGAGGGTGGTTGTAACCATTACTTTTCTTTTGTAGCCGCCACTTCACAAACGTGCTGAAGTATGCTGGGTTCCAATACTTCTTCTTTTAACATGATGTTTTCCGGTAACAAACACTGGCTGGCCACTATGGTATCCGCTAAGTCAGCATTATTTTGTACCAGCACATTGTCCCAAAGAATGGAGCGTTTAATTACCGCATCCTTTTCAACAACTGTATTGTCTCCCAATACTACCGGGCCGTAAATCCTGGCCCCTTCTTTAATGGTACAGTTGTTACCCAACAGTACCGGCCCCACAATCTTAACGTCAGGATGCACGGAAACCCGGTCTCCAAACCAGATATTACCCGGCAGCTCTTTACCGGGCAGCTCTACTCTAACGACCCCGGTCAGCATATCATAATGGGCTTCGCGATACATCGTTAAGTCACCCACATCACACCAGTATTCCTTCATTACATAGCCGCACATCTTTTCCCCTTTTTCCAATAGCTCGGGAAAGACCTGTTTGCCAAAATCATAAAAAGTATCTGCCGGAATATGGTCAAAGATTCTGGGGTCAAAAAGATAGATTCCGGTATTAGCCAGATTGCTGATGGCCTCTTCCAGTTTCGGCTTTTCCTGAAACTGTACAATCTTGTTTCCTTCACGTACCACCACACCGTACTGTGTGGGATCTGCCACCTGCTTTAATGCCAATGTGGCAATGGCTTCATTCTCTTTATGGAACTTGTATAATTGCTCCAGATTAACATCGGTCAGCGCATCGCCACTAATAATCAATGCCGGTTCGTCCCCAAAGAACTTCTGTACCCGCTTAAAACCTCCTGCGGTACCCATTAGCTCTTTCTCGTACGAATAAGTAATGTTCACTCCAAAAGCAGAACCATCTCCAAAATGCTCCTGGATAATCTCCGGCATATAGTGCAGGTTGACAACAATATCCTTAACACCGTACTTAGCCAACAACCGCACAGCGTGTTCCATACAGGGCCTGTTTGCCATCTCAACCATGGGTTTGGACACAGAGTTTGTCAGTGGGCGCAGCCGTGTGCCCAAGCCGGCTGCAAGTATCATTGCCTTGATAGTATCACATCCTTGAGAAGTGCTTATATCTAATTCGGGGACAGTCTGTATTTTCCTTTTTTGTGTGGCATTTGTTAAGAAAAGATACATAATTTTTACTCATTAATTCCTCTTAACAGTTATTGTAAAATCATTCACAATCTTATATAATTATTCCGTTATTGTAGAGAGGAGAAGATAGCTATGGCTAAAAAAAGAAACACCAAACGGATCATCGCTTTCGTTATGTTGTTTGCCCTGCTTGCCGGTGCTGCGTGGGCCTACTCAGTCTGGGTCCGGGTGTATGACCGGGCGGATGATGATTACGTAAGGGATCCCTCTATTGAAGAAACGCCGGGCATCACCAATATCCTAATCATTGGTGTGGATGCGGCAGGTGATGTTGGCCGCGCTGACTCGATTATTGTTATGAGCCTGAATGAGGCTACCGAAGATGTTTCACTTATTTCTATACCACGGGATTCACGGGTAGAGATCCCCGACCGGGGAATGGACAAGATCAACCATGCCATGGCCTACCAGGGCATTAGCCTGATGCGGTCTACAGTGGAAAATCTGTTAGGGGTCCCCATCCATCACTATGTATTTACCAACTTTTCCGGGTTCCAAAACATTGTTGATTCCGTCGGAGGGGTTACCCTAGATGTGGAGCGCAGTATGACTGTGAGAGACCCGGATACCAGAGAGCAGATAACGCTGCAACCCGGTGTACAGAAGCTTAACGGAGCTGAGGCTTTGTCGTATGTGCGTTTCCGTCGGGACGGCGAAGGGGACTTTGGCCGGATGCGGCGGCAGCAGCAGTTTTTAAAAGCTATTGCTGATGAGATTATGGAATCTACAAATGTTCTAAGGATGCCTCAGTTTTTAGAGAATGTGGCTCGTCATGTACGAACCGACATGTCAATCCCGCGGTTGCTACGGTTTAGTAACACCGCAGCCCGTCTGGATCTGGAGGAAGTAAACGCAATCCAGCTTAAAGGCTCTCCCACCATGATAGACCGTGTTTCCTATGTCAGACTGGATGAGGAGTTTATGAAAGACACAATTCAGCGGTACCTGCGCTGGGAACAAGCTGCAGAAACAGAAGAAGGTTAAACCACAAAAGAACAGCCGCGGCTGTTCTTTTGTGGTTTACAGGTCTAAAATGTTCTCCAGTTGTCACACAATCCGAACGCCAGCAAGCACTACCTATCCTGCCTGTTATGATGCTTTATCTTTGTGGATCATGACTTTTACGGTTTGCAGCATAATCTGCAAATCAAACAGTGGCGAGGAACCTTTAGCATAGAGCAGGTCATAGCGAAGCTTATCCTGAGGAGATGTACTGTATTTACCGGCAATTTGTGCAAGACCGGTGAGGCCGGCGTGCATTACGTGCCTATAGGCGTAGCCGGGCACCTCTTTATCGAATTTCTCTACAAAACAGGGCCGCTCCGGCCTGGGGCCGACGATGCTCATATCGCCTTTTAGGACGTTGATTAGCTGGGGCAATTCGTCGATTCTGGTAAGACGCAATAACTTTCCTACTTTAGTTATCCGGCTATCACCTTTGGAGGACAGAACAGGGCCGGTTTTGTCTTCCGCATTGTTGACCATGGTGCGGAACTTATAGAGCATAAAGCACTTATTTTTACGGCCCACCCGCTCCTGAACATAAAAAACAGGGCCGGGGGAAGTCACCTTAATTGCCACAGTAGTCAGCAAAGTAATAGGTAGGGTAACAATCAGCCCGATAACTGCCACAACACAGTCAATAGCTCTCTTAACATACTCTTTGCCCGGGTTTCTGGTCAGGCGAATCTGAAATACCGGGGTATCTTTAAACTGGTCCAGCTTGGACTGGGCAATCATAATCTCATACAGATTGGGTACCACATAGATAATGCACCCGTATTTTAAAGATGACATTGCTACCCGGCTTTTAACATCCTCAGGCACATTACCGGTAATCAGGATTACCTGAGGCCGGTGAATATAGAACAGTTCTTCCACTTCTTCAAAGGTGCCTAATACTTTGTGAGGACTTTCTGATTGTGGGCTGTCTGTTATTACACCCATCAGGCTGTCGTGGCCGTTTAGCTTGCTGACCAAGCCGTCAATTTCGTGTGCTTCAGCCACAATAATAACTTTCTTGGCCGGTGTTACTCTTCGTTCCAGCATCAGTAGCGACCAGCGCCATAAGACAATAACGGGCACGTAAATCATGACAAAAGTAAATAGTACACGCCGTGGGAAGATATAATTAGGGATAGCGTAACTGATTACAATAATGGCTAATCCCAAAAACATTACAGAAACCACAACGGCGGTGAGAATATCTGTCCAGTCTTTGTTGATGGTGTTGTAGAGTCCGTAGAAGTTAAACAGGATAAATGACAGAATGGTTAGAAAAACTAACGCGCCAAGATATAATTCTGTACTGGCTAGGAAATAGTTCCAGTCCTGTTGGATGGTAAATGCCAAAGCTAATACCAGATTCAGTATTAACAAATCCCCTAAAGCCTGTACGTAGTTCACCCATGTTTTCGGTGAGTTGATCCCCATATTTGACTCTCCTCTTAATCTTTATCTATCTATTTTTGGTTTAGCTGCTGTGAAGGCAGCAGCATTCTCCTTAGGCCTTCCCGCAATCCGGTTTTCGGCTTCCAGCCCAATTCTTCACCCAGGCTGTTATTAGCCAGAAAACTATCTCTAATATCTCCCGCTCTTGCCTGTGCATAAACGGGAGCTTTTGTTGTCCCCAAAAGCTCTGTAATTAAGCCGTAGAGTTCATTTACCGAGGTACCCTGACCGGTGCTGACGTTCATAATCCGGCCGGATCCTTTTTGCAAAGCCAGGAAGTTTGCCTGTGCAACATCCCCCACGTAAACAAAGTCTCTTGTTTGCTCTCCGTCTCCGTAAATGATAGTCTCTTCTCCCCGGGGAAGCCTGTCTGTAAAGATGGCTACCACCCCGCCCTCTCCGGCGGCATCCTGCCTGGGACCGTATACATTGGCATAACGCAGTGCGGTAAAGTCCAGGCCGTGTATGGTTTTATTTAATGACAGGTACTTTTCCGGCACCTGCTTACTCAATCCATAGCCGGATTGGCCGTTTAACGGATGCTTTTCATCAATGGGCAGGAATTGCGGTTCACCGTAGACCGCGGCCGAAGAGGCATAAACTACTTTTTTTACCCCTGTTTTTATTGACGCCTCCAGGACGTTTAAGGTTCCCAAAATATTGACGGAGGCATCGAATCCGGGGTTTACAAGTGACGTTTGCACGTCGCTTTGTGCGGCAAGATGAATAACGGCATCGATTTTTTCTTTCTCCATTACAGCCGTTAATTCTGTCTGGCGCACATCCAACTTATAAAACTTGGCCTGTTGATTTATATGCTCCAGACGACCTTTTGATAAGTCGTCGACAACAACCACATTAAGGCCGTTTTCTATACACAAATCTACCGTATGGGAACCGATAAATCCCGCTCCTCCGGTGACAAGGACATTCATAATTAACACTCCCGCTTAAAGACGTCTATTACTGGGAATCCAAAAGTAGGCCGGGATCAGCATCCTGAATGCCGCCGTCATCTCTGTAAAAAACCCAGTCATCGCAGGGCTCCTGCCAGTTTCCATACCTAAATGACAAATAACTCTCCCATTCCTGCGGTATGTAAGTTTCCAGGCGGTCATCAAAGATAATGTTTGTAAAATAAGTTTTAGGAATCCACCAGGTTCCCAGGTTGACAAAGGTTCGCCAGGGAAGGGAATCTATTTTAACATGCAGGGGAAATCTGGTGTTAAGCTGCTTCCACCCTGTGCGAATAACGCTTCTAAGCCCACCCAAAAGACTGCTTTTCTTAGCAGTTTCCTTTTCCTTTTTGGCTGCATTGAGATTAAAATAATACATTGGACACCAGGCATGCCCCTGCACCTCTCTGAAGATATCAATGTCTATTATGCGGTTTTTGTGCAGATTATGCGGGGTAAATGTATATTTAAAGCATTTACCTTTGTAGGAGGCCGAATAAATCTGGTAGCCCGCCTGACGGAAATAAGGAATCATTTCTTTAATTTTAGCTTCTTCAGAATCCCAGACGCTAAGATCAATATCCCGGTCGTGCTCCATTAGTTGGCCGTCACGCTGCAAACCCAAAAGGGTTCCACTATCCAACCAATAGGATATATTATGCTGATGTATTACGTTAAGAACCTCTGTTAGCTGTTTATCCAAGTTTGCCACTTCCTAAGGGTTAAGCTACCTTGCTGAATTTATTAAGCCATAAGATGCTTTGAATAACGGTCTTAAGGGTATACAGGGGCACTATTCCCAACAGAAACACCAGCCGTAGATTAAAGGGATAAGCCAGGAATGCAAAGTCTCCAAGAAAGGCATCTCCAATCAGGATGAGCACCAATAGCACCACATGGCCGGGAAAGAATAAAGATTCAATGATCAGTTTTTTTAGTTTCTGAATTGTGCTGCCGTGATGAATATCTTTGATCTGCTGAGATTTAGTCTCTAATGTACTGAGAATATCCTGCACAGCAGTATCCTCAAAGACCAGGTTCTTGTTATTGGCTATTTTCCCCACAATGACATGGGCTGCCACCACATTAGGAAAAGAGCTGATACCAATGCAGGCTATAAAACCCAGCAGTACCGCCGATTTGTAACCATAAAGGTTGTAAATGCTCAGACTCATGAAAAAGACCATCAGGTTTGAAGAGTACCGGTGAACAAGTACATCAAAATAGTGGCCTTTAAGACTGGGCTGCATCTGTCCTGTTTGAATATAATATCGGGCCAGTTCCCCGTCCACATGGTCGATAATGTAGTAGGTGAAAATCAGGGTACTGGCGGTTAGAAGCATTGCTGTGGTGTTAAATAATAAAAAATAAAGACTGCCTAAGGCTGCTATCAGACTGATAAAAGTAGCCTGATTGGGTTTGATTCCAAGCTTGATAAAGAGAATAGTTACATAAATTGATATCTTCCTGAAAATAAGCTTGTCCAGCAAATAATTTTCATTTTCGTTTTTCTGACATAACTTCCTATATTTTTCTATATCCAAGCGGGATATCCTCCTTGGACCTGCTATACTTGTGAAATAATTACTTAATCCGTATTATTAGCTACTTTGCAATAATCTTGTTGGCTTAATAATAAGAAATAGATACTATTTAGATTGTATACATGAATACCAGCAAAAAACAACCATAGTTTTCTTAATATTTATGGAACAGAATCCTTATATTGCTCTATGAGGCATCATGTTCCTGATAAGGCATTTCTTACGTTTAACAAATCAGTAAGATTATCTATCTCCGAGCAAAATTCCTGCCGGAAATAGAAAGGCTCAAGAATCACTTGGGGCAAAATTACGTTCAGGGCTTCTTCAGCATATACTCCCAGCTTTCCCTCTTGCTTAAAGACTTCCATCTCAGTCAACCAGCGGCTAAAAAACTGATAACTTAATTTATACATGGGAATCAAAAAGAAACAGTCAGGACCAAAGATATCTATTGATATCTTTTGAATTCGCTCATCTATAATGCGGGCTTTGAAATCTTTTTCCGGCAGTTTTACCTGGGGGTTTACCAGCACCGTGTTTTGTTGCTTTGAGCTTAGAAGCTTTTGCAAAAGCATTTCTTCAAAGACCAGGTCACCGTGCATTAGGACCAGCTCACCATCTAATAGATCTTTAGCCAGCAGAATGGAATAAATGTAGTTGGTAGAATCATAACGAGGATTAGATACGTATTCTACCTGAACCTGAGGGAACTTTTCTGTCATATAGGTTTTGATTTGTTCGGCAAAAGGGCCGGTGGTAATAATAATTTCTGTAATGCCATTGTTAAACAGCGCCCTTACCTGTCTGGAAAGAATAGTTTCGTTTTCCTGTACCTCCACCAAACATTTGGGGTTGTCCTGTGTTAATGCTCCCATTCTTTTGCCGATTCCGGAATTTAATATTAAGGCTTTCATGTTTTCCCCTTTAATCTTTGCTAAGAAACCTGATAAATGCTTCTTTATTTTCAATTGGCGTTGTCTTGGGCCGGCCCAAATCTTTTCTGGCACCTTTATTTACCTTAACCTCCAGAAAAGAGGGTCCCGCTCCTTGCTTTAGTTCTTCCGTTTTCGCAATTATATCTTCTTCTGATTGGGCCTGCAGTACAGTCTTATAGCCACAGGCCTTAGCTATCATTGGAAAGCCCACCACATCTCCGGCAGTAGGCTGGCCGCCCACTGAGTCATGGGCACAGTTATTTAAAACAACGTGTTTAAAATTAGCCGGTGCCTGTTCCCCCACAATGGCCATTGCCCCCAAGTGCATAAGCGCAGCACCGTCGCCATCCAGGCAATAAACAGTTCTTTGCGGTTTAGCCAAGGCAATTCCCAAAGCTATCTGAGAGGAGTGGCCCATTGATCCCACTGTGAGAAAGTCTTTTTCATGGGTATCGCCACATGCTCTCCGGTACTCATATAATTCACGGGATGTTTTACCTGTGGTGGAGACCACAATATCATCGGTGCCAAGTTTTGAAACAATCAGCTTTAGGGCCTGTTCCCGGTTGAGAGAACATTTAGCGTGATAGTCACTTTGCAATGCATATGGTGCAAAGGTGTCTTTGCGGATAACCAGGGCAAAGGGAGCCTGTTTTTGGGTCATATATTCCATGGCTCTTTTTAGCACAGCCTCTGCCTGTAATAAGTTGTCCGGCAGGATATCATACTCCACTCCCAGAGTCTTTAATAACTCCAGAGTGATTTCCCCCTGCTTGGCATGCTGAGGCTCATCCTTTACGCCGGGCTCACCTCTCCAGCCGATTAATAGCAGCATGGGGATGCTGTACACCAGCGGATCCGTCAACGAAGTAAGAGGGTTAACCACATTGCCCAAGCCGGAATTT
This window of the Dethiobacter alkaliphilus AHT 1 genome carries:
- a CDS encoding chitobiase/beta-hexosaminidase C-terminal domain-containing protein encodes the protein MKKIFIGIAVLIIILLTVLAVQSQGDSDTNNFTTYNTPGVYGPETGIDIVTGDVVVQSGDVKLQNLHIQGSLYLTGLIEGRVELDNITVDKVLAINSSGETELIMHNSTIASQLVSSATGTVFISSTGSTVVEELGIRTRTQVKLSGAFNRLSVSNAANLILTNISLARLDIEEEAAGTIITLKEPVHIAYLRLNAATNVLGQGTVAHAEILSDGVWLEAEPQEISFAQGIILSESRNITGDESEDSDEEEPNDESQSPVILYAMESFTLRPGEEATQTISTSPTEVELTATSSNEGVATATVSGMTVTVNAHAPGSARILVAGSHEDYSDGSAPFTVTVSQPTAATPSASPRQGEVEPGTEITLSTSTQDGTIYYTTDGSEPSTSSTRYRASSRPVVNQNGLTIRAITVKDGYTTSNSATFTFTVPEEPIQEEDQAEPEEPDSPDEPEEEPEVDDAQENGDNDNA
- a CDS encoding sugar phosphate nucleotidyltransferase, whose translation is MYLFLTNATQKRKIQTVPELDISTSQGCDTIKAMILAAGLGTRLRPLTNSVSKPMVEMANRPCMEHAVRLLAKYGVKDIVVNLHYMPEIIQEHFGDGSAFGVNITYSYEKELMGTAGGFKRVQKFFGDEPALIISGDALTDVNLEQLYKFHKENEAIATLALKQVADPTQYGVVVREGNKIVQFQEKPKLEEAISNLANTGIYLFDPRIFDHIPADTFYDFGKQVFPELLEKGEKMCGYVMKEYWCDVGDLTMYREAHYDMLTGVVRVELPGKELPGNIWFGDRVSVHPDVKIVGPVLLGNNCTIKEGARIYGPVVLGDNTVVEKDAVIKRSILWDNVLVQNNADLADTIVASQCLLPENIMLKEEVLEPSILQHVCEVAATKEK
- a CDS encoding LCP family protein, whose product is MAKKRNTKRIIAFVMLFALLAGAAWAYSVWVRVYDRADDDYVRDPSIEETPGITNILIIGVDAAGDVGRADSIIVMSLNEATEDVSLISIPRDSRVEIPDRGMDKINHAMAYQGISLMRSTVENLLGVPIHHYVFTNFSGFQNIVDSVGGVTLDVERSMTVRDPDTREQITLQPGVQKLNGAEALSYVRFRRDGEGDFGRMRRQQQFLKAIADEIMESTNVLRMPQFLENVARHVRTDMSIPRLLRFSNTAARLDLEEVNAIQLKGSPTMIDRVSYVRLDEEFMKDTIQRYLRWEQAAETEEG
- a CDS encoding sugar transferase; this translates as MGINSPKTWVNYVQALGDLLILNLVLALAFTIQQDWNYFLASTELYLGALVFLTILSFILFNFYGLYNTINKDWTDILTAVVVSVMFLGLAIIVISYAIPNYIFPRRVLFTFVMIYVPVIVLWRWSLLMLERRVTPAKKVIIVAEAHEIDGLVSKLNGHDSLMGVITDSPQSESPHKVLGTFEEVEELFYIHRPQVILITGNVPEDVKSRVAMSSLKYGCIIYVVPNLYEIMIAQSKLDQFKDTPVFQIRLTRNPGKEYVKRAIDCVVAVIGLIVTLPITLLTTVAIKVTSPGPVFYVQERVGRKNKCFMLYKFRTMVNNAEDKTGPVLSSKGDSRITKVGKLLRLTRIDELPQLINVLKGDMSIVGPRPERPCFVEKFDKEVPGYAYRHVMHAGLTGLAQIAGKYSTSPQDKLRYDLLYAKGSSPLFDLQIMLQTVKVMIHKDKAS
- a CDS encoding NAD-dependent epimerase/dehydratase family protein, yielding MNVLVTGGAGFIGSHTVDLCIENGLNVVVVDDLSKGRLEHINQQAKFYKLDVRQTELTAVMEKEKIDAVIHLAAQSDVQTSLVNPGFDASVNILGTLNVLEASIKTGVKKVVYASSAAVYGEPQFLPIDEKHPLNGQSGYGLSKQVPEKYLSLNKTIHGLDFTALRYANVYGPRQDAAGEGGVVAIFTDRLPRGEETIIYGDGEQTRDFVYVGDVAQANFLALQKGSGRIMNVSTGQGTSVNELYGLITELLGTTKAPVYAQARAGDIRDSFLANNSLGEELGWKPKTGLREGLRRMLLPSQQLNQK
- a CDS encoding LicD family protein; translation: MDKQLTEVLNVIHQHNISYWLDSGTLLGLQRDGQLMEHDRDIDLSVWDSEEAKIKEMIPYFRQAGYQIYSASYKGKCFKYTFTPHNLHKNRIIDIDIFREVQGHAWCPMYYFNLNAAKKEKETAKKSSLLGGLRSVIRTGWKQLNTRFPLHVKIDSLPWRTFVNLGTWWIPKTYFTNIIFDDRLETYIPQEWESYLSFRYGNWQEPCDDWVFYRDDGGIQDADPGLLLDSQ
- a CDS encoding CDP-alcohol phosphatidyltransferase family protein, which gives rise to MDIEKYRKLCQKNENENYLLDKLIFRKISIYVTILFIKLGIKPNQATFISLIAALGSLYFLLFNTTAMLLTASTLIFTYYIIDHVDGELARYYIQTGQMQPSLKGHYFDVLVHRYSSNLMVFFMSLSIYNLYGYKSAVLLGFIACIGISSFPNVVAAHVIVGKIANNKNLVFEDTAVQDILSTLETKSQQIKDIHHGSTIQKLKKLIIESLFFPGHVVLLVLILIGDAFLGDFAFLAYPFNLRLVFLLGIVPLYTLKTVIQSILWLNKFSKVA
- a CDS encoding phosphocholine cytidylyltransferase family protein, with amino-acid sequence MKALILNSGIGKRMGALTQDNPKCLVEVQENETILSRQVRALFNNGITEIIITTGPFAEQIKTYMTEKFPQVQVEYVSNPRYDSTNYIYSILLAKDLLDGELVLMHGDLVFEEMLLQKLLSSKQQNTVLVNPQVKLPEKDFKARIIDERIQKISIDIFGPDCFFLIPMYKLSYQFFSRWLTEMEVFKQEGKLGVYAEEALNVILPQVILEPFYFRQEFCSEIDNLTDLLNVRNALSGT
- the aepY gene encoding phosphonopyruvate decarboxylase yields the protein MINPADFYNLLTNNNIRFYTGVPDSLLKDFCAYVTDHTPQDRNIIAANEGNAVGIAAGRYLALQEIGLVYMQNSGLGNVVNPLTSLTDPLVYSIPMLLLIGWRGEPGVKDEPQHAKQGEITLELLKTLGVEYDILPDNLLQAEAVLKRAMEYMTQKQAPFALVIRKDTFAPYALQSDYHAKCSLNREQALKLIVSKLGTDDIVVSTTGKTSRELYEYRRACGDTHEKDFLTVGSMGHSSQIALGIALAKPQRTVYCLDGDGAALMHLGAMAIVGEQAPANFKHVVLNNCAHDSVGGQPTAGDVVGFPMIAKACGYKTVLQAQSEEDIIAKTEELKQGAGPSFLEVKVNKGARKDLGRPKTTPIENKEAFIRFLSKD